Part of the bacterium genome is shown below.
GGGACTCCTCATCGAGTCTTTCAACAACATGCTGTCCGAAATCCAGCGCCGCGATAGCGACCTGCTCCCGCGCGCAGGTCGCCCTCCAGGAACGCGCCGTTGAACTCCAACTCGAACTGACTGAACGGCAGCGCGCCGAACAGGAAGCCGCCCGCATGCAGGCCTTCCTGCAAAATGTTATTGATTCGATGCCCTCCGTGCTCGTGTCCGTGGACACTCGATATCGCGTAACCCAATGGAATCTCCGCGCCGAACAGGTCACGGGCGTCAGCCGCGAAGCCGCACTCGGGCAGAACGTCTCCAATGTGTTCCCCGATCTGTGATGAGTCCTGCAATTCCATTGAGAGTGCCATCGCCACACGCCAGCCGCAGAAGCGCGAACGCGTCCCCATGCCCCTTGGCGACGACGGTCGCGTGGTGGACGTCACGATCTATCCGCTCGTCACCACCAGCGTGCAAGGCGTCGTGCTCCGCGTGGACGACATCACCGACCGCGTGCGCATGGAAGAACTGATGACGCAGACCGAGAAAATGATGTCAGTCGGAGGCCTGGCCGCCGGCATGGCGCACGAAATTAATAACCCGCTTGGCATTATACTGCAAAGCGCGCAGAACATCAAACGCCGCACATCGGGTGACGTCGCCAAGAACCACGAAGTAGCCCGCCGAGTGAACATCAGCCTCGATGTGCTCGCTCAATATATGGAAGAGCGCGGCATCTTCGAGTTCCTGAAAGATATTGACGACGCCGGCAAACGCGCCGCCGCGATCGTGAGCAATATGCTCAACTTCAGTCGCCGAACCGAATCGGAACGATCGAGTGCGAAGATCGAAGACCTGCTCGATACGTCGGTTCAACTCGCCGCAAATGACTACGATCTCAAAAGAAATACGATTTCCGAACAATCGAAATCGTCCGCGACTACGGCGATGGTGTCCCGCCCGTGCCATGCATTGTCACCAAACTCGAGCAGGTGTTCCTGAACCTGCTCAAGAATGCCGCCCACGCGCTCGCCGAATTCCACGCCGGAGATCGGCCGCGCATCACCTTGCGCACGAGATTGCAGAAGAACAACGTCCGCATCGAAATTGAAGACAACGGACCGGGTATTCCTGAAGACGTGCGACGCCGCGTATTCGAGCCTTTCTTCACAACGAAAGAAGTCGGTACCGGCACGGGCCTCGGCCTGTCCGTTTCATTCTTCATCGTAGCCGACAACCACGGCGGTACAATCGAAGTCGAGTCCGAACCCGCTCAGGGTGCACGTTTCATCATAACGCTACCATTGAACCAAGCATGATCATCCACAGTGCGGAGTGTTACGCAGCATGAGCGAACTGCAAATCCCTTACGGCGGCGCACAACCTCAGAGAATCCTGACTATTGACGACGAACCTGGTGTTCGTCGCTCGCTCCGAGCCTATCTGGAAGACAGCGGCTTCGACGTGATTGAAGCCGGCAACGGCCGCGAAGGCATCGAAAAGATCCGCTCGGCCGCGCCCGACCTCGTGCTCTGCGATCTGCGCATGCCCGAAGTGGACGGCCTCGATGTTGTCCGGTTCGTCGGTGAAAATCTGCCGGAACTGCCAATCATTATCGTCTCCGGCACCGGAGTCATCGGAGACGCCGTCGAAGCCGTGCGCATGGGCGCCTGGGACTATGTGCTGAAACCTGTCGAAGACATGGCCGCCTTTGAGCACATCATCGTCCGGTCACTCGAACGCGCCGCTCTGCGCCGCGAAAACAGGCAATACAAAGAACACCTGATTGACGAAGTCCGCCGCCAGACAGCGGAAATCCGCGACCAAGCCGAACAGCTTGAGAGCATCAACTCCGCGCTCCGTAACGAAATCGCCGAACGTCAACGCGCTGAATTCAGTATTGCTGAGAGTGAACGCCGCTACCGCGAACTCGTCGAGAATTTGCAGGAAGGCCTCTGCACCGTCAACCCAAAGACGGAATTCACCTACTGCAACCCGGCCATGGGCCGGATATTCGAAATGCCGGCTGCCGAACTCGTGGGCCGCAGCGTCTACGACTTTCTCACCGAAGAAGGTCGCACACGCATGAAACAGCAGACGCGGGAACGCTCGCAAGGCCGTCACGGTCACTATGAACTTGAGATTGACACGCCCTCCGGTAATATCAAACATGTCATCGTGCGCTCACGTCCGCTGTACGACACCAATGGCGACTATTGCGGCGCCACGGCCATCGCCCAGGACATCACCGAGCAGAAAAAGCTCGAAAGTCATCTGCGACATGCTCAAAAGATGGAGACGGTCGGCACCTTGGCAGGAGGAATCGCTCACGACTTCAATAACATCCTGACGCCGATCCTCGGCTTCGCCGGAAATGGCCGTCGCCGATTGGGACGACAAGGTCAGTCGCCGAGAACATCGAGCAAATTGTCACTGCCGCACTCCGCGCTCGTGATCTTGTCAAACAGATTCTCGTCTTCAGCCGCCAGACTGAAAGCACGCGCGAACCAACCGAAATTCACCTGATTGTACGCGAAGCTGTTAAGCTGCTGCAGTCCACGCTCCCCGCCAACATTGAAGTGATCGAAGACGTGGACAAAAGCTCAGGACTCGTGATGGCCGATGCGACTCAAATCCACCAGCTCGTCATGAACCTCTGCACCAACGCCTACCACGCCATGGAGGATCACGGGGGAGAGCTCGAAGTCAGTTTGCAGCGCTGCGAAGTGGACCGCGACTTCGCGGAAGCCTATCCCAGCCTGAAACCCGGACCACATCTGCGGCTGACCGTCAGCGACACCGGCTGCGGCATGACGCGTGATCTGCTCGAGAAAGTATTTGAACCCTTCTTCACGACCAAGGGTGTGGGCAAGGGTACAGGTCTCGGCCTGTCGCTGGTTCATGGCATCGTCGCCGAACACTCCGGTCAGGTCACGGTGTATAGTGAGCCCGGCATCGGCACGACATTCCACATCTACTTGCCACAATTCACCGGCGGTGTTGCCTCGGTCGAAGAAACGTCTACCGCGCTGACCGGCGGGGCCGAACGCATCCTGTTTGTGGATGACGAAGCGCCAATCGTCAGAATGGCCGAAAAGGCCCTTCGCAAGATGGGCTACCACATCGTCACCTCTACCAGTAGCCCAGCAGCACTCGAATTGCTTGAATCCGATCCCACGGCATTTGATCTGCTCATCACAGACCTCAATATGCCACAGCTTAACGGACTCGCGCTGATCGAACGCGCTCAGGAAATCCGGCCTGATCTTCCCATCATCCTGGCCAGCGGTTTCAGCGAAAGAGTCACGCACGAGAATTGCGCCAAATATGGTATCCGCGAGTTCTTGATGAAACCGGTCATCGCCAAGGACCTGTCTTCCGCCATCCGCCGCGTCCTGGATTCTGAACCAAAACTCAGCTAACTGCACCGACACACACAGCCTCACTGAGCACAGTACCGTATCCCCGGCAGGGCCACGGTCTTCCCAACGAGAAAAGGTAAGTAGATGATTCTACTTACCTTTTCTCATGGTAGCGCGTACGGGATTCGAACCCGTGTTACCGGCGTGAGAGGCCAGCGTCCTAGACCCCTAGACGAACGCGCCGAAGGGAATCGCAAATATAAGATTTTACCAGCTATAAGTCAAGGCTGGGGTTTTGAATGCCCGCAGTCACGACCATATTGCGTCTTGCTGGCCGCCACCCGGCTATTTAGTTGATTTGCTCAACTGGGGCGATTTGTTTAGATTGTGTGAGCAAACCCACCACCAAGCCCCGCGCCCAGCGGCAACGAACCGGTTAACCCACCCACGGCAACCGCCAATT
Proteins encoded:
- a CDS encoding PAS domain-containing protein, whose amino-acid sequence is MQAFLQNVIDSMPSVLVSVDTRYRVTQWNLRAEQVTGVSREAALGQNVSNVFPDL
- a CDS encoding GHKL domain-containing protein, which translates into the protein MPCIVTKLEQVFLNLLKNAAHALAEFHAGDRPRITLRTRLQKNNVRIEIEDNGPGIPEDVRRRVFEPFFTTKEVGTGTGLGLSVSFFIVADNHGGTIEVESEPAQGARFIITLPLNQA
- a CDS encoding response regulator, with product MSELQIPYGGAQPQRILTIDDEPGVRRSLRAYLEDSGFDVIEAGNGREGIEKIRSAAPDLVLCDLRMPEVDGLDVVRFVGENLPELPIIIVSGTGVIGDAVEAVRMGAWDYVLKPVEDMAAFEHIIVRSLERAALRRENRQYKEHLIDEVRRQTAEIRDQAEQLESINSALRNEIAERQRAEFSIAESERRYRELVENLQEGLCTVNPKTEFTYCNPAMGRIFEMPAAELVGRSVYDFLTEEGRTRMKQQTRERSQGRHGHYELEIDTPSGNIKHVIVRSRPLYDTNGDYCGATAIAQDITEQKKLESHLRHAQKMETVGTLAGGIAHDFNNILTPILGFAGNGRRRLGRQGQSPRTSSKLSLPHSALVILSNRFSSSAARLKARANQPKFT
- a CDS encoding response regulator, whose protein sequence is MADATQIHQLVMNLCTNAYHAMEDHGGELEVSLQRCEVDRDFAEAYPSLKPGPHLRLTVSDTGCGMTRDLLEKVFEPFFTTKGVGKGTGLGLSLVHGIVAEHSGQVTVYSEPGIGTTFHIYLPQFTGGVASVEETSTALTGGAERILFVDDEAPIVRMAEKALRKMGYHIVTSTSSPAALELLESDPTAFDLLITDLNMPQLNGLALIERAQEIRPDLPIILASGFSERVTHENCAKYGIREFLMKPVIAKDLSSAIRRVLDSEPKLS